A window of the Rickettsia felis URRWXCal2 genome harbors these coding sequences:
- the mutL gene encoding DNA mismatch repair protein MutL — MTIKFLSESTINRIAAGEVIERPASVVKELVENAVDAGSTKIDIILERAGKNLIIISDDGIGMTDKELEIAVERHTTSKLDESDFLNIHTFGFRGEALPSIAAISKMLITSKKQGADKAFQIKLIGGNEKQVTVSVHNEGTKIEIRDLFFATPARLKFLRADKTELAATVDVVKKIALAHPEISFSLTHDDRNLLKFKGQNKDAETNLKQRIIDVIGDDFIKNAAYIDFKTPDFSICGYTSIPTYNRASSEDQFLFINNRPVKDKLLQVALRVAYQDYLARDRYPLCAIFLQIDPQLVDVNVHPAKAEVRFHDPNYVRNLLIEAIKNALTNKSHVTSTTIASDALQLFKNPLVNKQPSVSKAVSVNSKPADYRPAMSPSFKPTPNTACQKLIDTLPHAKIEQEVERRIEHEQQVHKQYKLGAAKAQLHTTYIISQTEDSIVITDQHAAHERLGYEKIKDYLKTEELIKQRLLIPEIVELPNERKADCLYENREKLYKLGLTLEKFGEKSIIVTEIPNILEDVNVQKLIQDLADHLSDFGENIALTELIEHVTETYACHYSIRAGRKLSADEMNALLRQMENTPFSGQCNHGRPTYIELKLKDIERLFGR; from the coding sequence ATGACTATAAAATTTCTGTCGGAAAGTACTATCAACCGAATTGCTGCCGGTGAGGTTATAGAAAGACCCGCATCGGTAGTAAAGGAATTAGTTGAAAATGCTGTTGATGCCGGTAGTACTAAAATAGATATTATCTTAGAGCGTGCCGGTAAAAATCTAATCATTATTTCCGATGACGGTATCGGTATGACTGATAAGGAATTAGAAATTGCCGTTGAACGTCACACAACTTCTAAGCTTGATGAAAGCGATTTCCTAAATATTCATACTTTCGGTTTTAGAGGTGAAGCACTGCCGTCTATTGCTGCCATTAGCAAAATGCTAATTACTTCTAAGAAACAAGGGGCTGACAAAGCGTTTCAGATTAAGTTAATCGGCGGCAATGAAAAACAAGTTACTGTTTCTGTCCATAATGAAGGTACTAAAATAGAGATACGTGATTTATTTTTTGCAACACCTGCTCGCTTAAAATTTCTAAGAGCCGACAAGACTGAACTTGCAGCAACTGTAGACGTGGTTAAGAAAATCGCTCTAGCACATCCTGAAATTTCTTTTAGCTTAACACATGATGACAGAAATCTGCTAAAGTTTAAAGGACAAAATAAAGATGCAGAAACTAACCTAAAACAGCGTATAATTGATGTAATAGGTGATGATTTTATAAAAAATGCCGCTTATATAGATTTCAAAACTCCTGATTTCTCTATTTGCGGCTATACTAGTATCCCGACATATAATAGAGCTTCAAGTGAAGATCAGTTTTTATTTATCAATAATAGACCGGTAAAAGATAAGTTGCTACAAGTAGCTTTAAGGGTAGCATATCAGGATTATTTAGCTCGTGATCGTTATCCGCTATGTGCTATATTCTTACAAATCGATCCGCAACTTGTTGACGTTAACGTACATCCGGCAAAAGCAGAGGTTAGGTTTCATGATCCGAATTATGTACGAAACTTATTAATAGAAGCAATTAAAAATGCTTTAACGAATAAAAGCCATGTTACTTCTACTACTATCGCCTCTGATGCTCTTCAGTTATTTAAAAATCCTTTAGTTAACAAACAACCGTCAGTAAGTAAAGCTGTAAGCGTGAATAGTAAACCAGCAGATTATAGACCTGCTATGTCGCCTAGTTTTAAACCTACGCCAAATACTGCTTGTCAAAAACTAATCGATACATTACCGCACGCTAAAATAGAACAAGAAGTAGAAAGACGTATAGAACATGAGCAGCAAGTCCATAAACAATATAAACTTGGGGCAGCTAAAGCACAACTTCATACTACTTATATTATTTCACAAACCGAAGATAGTATAGTAATTACCGACCAGCATGCAGCACATGAACGTTTAGGATATGAAAAAATAAAAGATTACCTTAAAACGGAAGAGTTAATAAAACAGCGTTTGCTTATTCCTGAGATAGTAGAACTGCCAAATGAAAGAAAAGCAGATTGTTTATATGAAAATAGAGAAAAACTATATAAACTTGGTTTAACTCTAGAAAAATTCGGTGAGAAATCTATTATAGTGACTGAAATTCCAAATATCCTTGAAGATGTAAACGTACAAAAGTTAATTCAGGATCTCGCTGATCATTTATCGGATTTCGGTGAGAATATAGCTTTGACGGAGTTAATAGAGCATGTGACAGAAACTTATGCCTGTCATTATTCTATTAGAGCAGGGCGTAAATTATCGGCAGATGAAATGAATGCCTTACTGCGTCAAATGGAAAATACGCCGTTTTCAGGTCAATGTAATCACGGCAGACCTACTTATATTGAGTTGAAGCTTAAGGATATCGAACGCTTATTTGGACGGTAA
- a CDS encoding Oxidoreductase, with amino-acid sequence MKMKDKVAVITGSTSGIGLEIAKHFAKLESKIVINGFAKETEVAKISAELKELGASNVFYQGINLAEPEEIFSMFERIIKEFGKIDILVNNAGIQHVAPIDEFPEDKWEQILRIDLIASFYTTKYAQYRL; translated from the coding sequence GTGAAAATGAAAGACAAAGTAGCAGTTATTACCGGTTCTACTAGCGGTATCGGGCTTGAGATAGCAAAACATTTTGCAAAACTTGAGTCTAAAATAGTTATTAACGGTTTTGCAAAAGAGACGGAAGTAGCCAAAATTTCAGCAGAATTGAAAGAGCTTGGTGCAAGTAACGTATTTTATCAAGGAATAAATTTGGCAGAACCTGAAGAAATATTTTCTATGTTTGAGAGAATAATAAAAGAATTCGGTAAAATAGACATATTAGTAAATAATGCCGGTATTCAGCATGTTGCTCCTATCGATGAATTTCCTGAAGATAAATGGGAGCAAATTTTGCGTATAGATTTAATAGCTTCTTTCTATACTACAAAATATGCGCAATACCGATTATGA
- a CDS encoding Oxidoreductase: MVFLGLPKPLLLEVAENNITVNAICPGYVNTPLVQNQIADTAKARHISEESALRDVILKSQATKKFVEADEIANLVIFLCDKKASSITGSGLLIDGGWTAQ, encoded by the coding sequence ATGGTATTCTTGGGCTTACCAAAACCGTTGCTTTTAGAAGTGGCTGAGAATAATATTACAGTTAATGCTATCTGCCCAGGTTACGTCAACACACCGCTCGTGCAGAATCAAATAGCAGATACTGCTAAAGCTAGACATATCAGTGAAGAATCGGCACTCCGGGATGTAATCCTTAAATCTCAAGCTACTAAAAAATTTGTAGAAGCTGATGAAATAGCAAACTTAGTAATATTCTTATGTGATAAAAAAGCATCATCAATAACAGGTAGTGGGCTCTTGATAGATGGCGGCTGGACGGCACAGTAG